The region TTGTAGACCAGAGTCAATAGTTGTGCTAAAATCATCGGTTGTAAGAATCAGTTGATTCTCGCAGGAACGGTTTTTACGGAAACCGTGTTGCCCATCGGTGAGAATTTGGTGAGTCTCAAAgtgttttgttatttcacTCCTGATGATGTGTTCTAGCAACTTGGAACATATTGATGTAAGTGAGACTGGTCGATAGTTTTCTGGTTGACTCCTATTACCTGCTTTGAAGATTGGCTGCACAGAGGCGTGTTTCCAAATTTCTGGTATTTCACCGGTACGTAACGATTCGTTAAACAGTAGACAGACGGCCGGAGCTATTTCTTGCGCTACGGCTTGAAGGATACGACCTGGAATATTGTCTGGTCCACATGTTTTTCTTGGGTTGATTTTATTCAACAGGCAGTATACCCCATGACTGGATACTTGTATATCCGGCATCGCTGGGTAGGGGCTTTCTCCAAGTGACGGAATGTTTGAGGTATCTTCTTTTGTGAAGACTGAGCAGAACTGATTATTCAATATGTTGCTCTTCGCTGAACTATCACTGAAGGTAATGCCACTGCTTGTAAGAGGAGCGACACCAGTCATGTCAGTTTTCCTGCTTTTTATGTATTTCCATATGCGCTTAGAGCTGCTATCACTGGTGAGCATTTCTGCAATGTACTTGTGATAAGCAGTCCGATTTGCCTTCCTAGTTTCGCGTTTTAGTCTACGGTATCGTCTTTCTGATCGTTTTGATTTGGATGTTTTGGCTTTTTTCCAAGCTCTGGCTTTACGACGGGAAAGCTTTTTGAGTTCGTGATTTATCCATGGTTGGTGGAATTTTGTCGATGTAGTCGTCGTTGGGACatgatctttttgaattttgagtAGGTGATTTTGCAGTTCGATCCACTTGGTATTGATTGGTGCTTCTGAGGTCGAATGACGAGTGCAGAAGTCATGTGTGAATCTAGTGGTATCTGTTCTCATTTCATCGAATTTGGCTTTTTTCCATACGCTGACTGTACGAGGATGATTGGTTCGTTTTTACAGTCGATCTCTAAACGGACAAATACTGCCTCTGATGGAGTGTTTATCTGGATCTCCTGTGAgattaatagttttttgatcGCGACAAGGACGCGCCATATTCATCATGCCTGTCCTTGCGGTAGACGTCGTAACCTTCCGGGAAAATTTCGGCGTTATGTATCTCTGGCTTTAACCAGGTTTCAGAACCAAGGATTATGTCAGGATCAGTGTACGTGGTTAGATTCCAAAGTTCGGTTTTTTTGGGCGGATGCTCTGAAAGTTGATCACTAGTGTTCGCGTCGTCGCGTTGCATTTCACCGCTACTGGGTTACGCGAAGAGGTGCCACATGACGATGATGGGCTATGCAAGTTCGAAAAGCTATCCTGGGTTTCAAGAATATTTTGTGTTCCTCTGAGCATAATCGGTGACGAGGCATGTACTGGTGTACCCAACTGCTGCGACGA is a window of Tubulanus polymorphus chromosome 2, tnTubPoly1.2, whole genome shotgun sequence DNA encoding:
- the LOC141898932 gene encoding uncharacterized protein LOC141898932, giving the protein MRTDTTRFTHDFCTRHSTSEAPINTKWIELQNHLLKIQKDHVPTTTTSTKFHQPWINHELKKLSRRKARAWKKAKTSKSKRSERRYRRLKRETRKANRTAYHKYIAEMLTSDSSSKRIWKYIKSRKTDMTGVAPLTSSGITFSDSSAKSNILNNQFCSVFTKEDTSNIPSLGESPYPAMPDIQVSSHGVYCLLNKINPRKTCGPDNIPGRILQAVAQEIAPAVCLLFNESLRTGEIPEIWKHASVQPIFKAGNRSQPENYRPVSLTSICSKLLEHIIRSEITKHFETHQILTDGQHGFRKNRSCENQLILTTDDFSTTIDSGLQTDAILLDFSKAFDKVPRAPSAPRCKAQLLWHTRQNIDMDRELLVQ